The following coding sequences are from one Ursus arctos isolate Adak ecotype North America unplaced genomic scaffold, UrsArc2.0 scaffold_23, whole genome shotgun sequence window:
- the LOC113246521 gene encoding olfactory receptor 1009: MANGNYTRITEFIFIGLKYHPRMQVFLFLLFLLFYLVTMTGNLGMIILIQMDSRLHTPMYFFLSHLSFVDICFSSVVGPKMLSDFFAERKAISFLGCALQQWFFGFFVAIECLLLASMAYDRYVAICNPLLYSVTMSQRLCIQLVVGPYTVGFLSTMTHTTAAFRLPFCRSNIINHFFCDMSPLLSLVCADTRINKLLVFIVAGAVLVVSSLTIIISYFYILTAILRIRSADGRRKAFSTCSSHLTAVSILYGTLFFIYVRPGAIFSLDVNKVVSVFYTAVIPMLNPLIYSLRNKEVKAAMRRTIVRRQLCIRS; the protein is encoded by the coding sequence ATGGCCAATGGGAACTATACAAGAATCACAGAGTTTATTTTCATAGGCTTAAAATATCATCCTCGGATGCAAGTcttccttttcttgctctttctactTTTTTACCTTGTTACCATGACAGGAAACTTGGGTATGATTATTCTTATCCAGATGGATTCCCGCCTTCACACGCCCATGTACTTTTTTCTCAGTCACCTGTCCTTTGTGGACATCTGCTTCTCATCAGTGGTGGGTCCCAAGATGCTCAGTGACTTCTTTGCTGAAAGGAAGGCCATCTCCTTCCTGGGCTGTGCTTTGCAGCAATGGTTCTTTGGGTTCTTTGTGGCCATCGAGTGCCTTCTGCTGGCgtccatggcctatgaccgctatgtggccatctgtaatCCGTTGTTGTATTCCGTTACCATGTCGCAGAGACTTTGCATACAGCTGGTGGTTGGACCCTATACTGTTGGGTTCCTGAGCACCATGACTCATACAACAGCTGCTTTCCGGCTTCCCTTTTGTCGCTCCAACATTATCAACCATTTCTTCTGTGACAtgtctccccttctttctctggtATGTGCTGACACCCGGATCAATAAATTGTTGGTTTTCATTGTGGCTGGAGCCGTCCTGGTTGTCAGTAGCCTGACCATTATAATCTCCTATTTTTACATCCTTACCGCCATCCTGAGGATCCGCTCCGCCGATGGGAGGCGCAAAGCCTtttccacctgctcctcccatcTCACCGCGGTGTCCATCTTATACGGGACTCTCTTCTTTATCTATGTGCGGCCAGGTGCCATTTTTTCTCTGGACGTCAATAAAGTGGTGTCGGTGTTCTACACCGCGGTGATCCCCATGTTGAATCCTctcatctacagcctgagaaataaagaagtgaaaGCTGCCATGCGCAGAACGATCGTCAGGAGGCAGCTTTGCATCAGAAGCTAA
- the LOC113246527 gene encoding olfactory receptor 1009-like, which yields MAIENYTRVTEFIFTGLNYKPQLQGFLFLLFLSFYLINLTGNLGMIILIRVDSHLHIPMYFFLSHLSFVDICFSSVVSPKMLTDFFVKRKFISFLGCALQQWFFGFFVAAECFLLASMAYDRYVAICNPLLYSVLMSQRLCVQLVVGPYIIGFMNTMTHTTNAFRLPFCGPNVINHFFCDMSPLLSLVCADSRLTKLIVFVVAGAVGIFSGLTIVVSYIYILIAIMKIHSAEGRRKAFSTCSSHLTAVSILYGTLFFIYVRPSASFSLDLNKVVSVFYTAVIPMLNPLIYSLRNKEVKDAIHRTVTRRKFCRA from the coding sequence ATGGCCATTGAAAACTACACGAGGGTCACCGAGTTCATTTTCACAGGTTTGAATTACAAACCCCAACTGCAGGgcttcctcttcctgctcttcctgAGTTTCTACCTCATCAATCTAACTGGAAACTTGGGTATGATTATTCTGATTCGGGTTGATTCCCATCTTCACAtacccatgtactttttcctcagcCACTTGTCCTTCGTGGACATCTGCTTCTCCTCTGTTGTGAGCCCCAAGATGCTCACTGACTTCTTTGTGAAGAGGAAGTTCATCTCTTTCTTGGGATGTGCTTTGCAGCAGTGGTTTTTTGGGTTCTTTGTGGCAGCAGAGTGTTTCCTCCTGGCatccatggcctatgaccgctacgtggccatctgcaACCCCTTATTGTATTCCGTTCTTATGTCCCAGAGACTCTGTGTCCAGCTGGTGGTTGGTCCCTACATCATCGGGTTCATGAACACCATGACCCATACAACGAATGCATTTCGTCTTCCTTTTTGTGGCCCAAATGTCATTAATCATTTCTTCTGTGACATGTCCCCCTTGCTTTCCCTTGTATGTGCTGACAGCCGGCTTACTAAGTTGATAGTTTTTGTCGTGGCTGGAGCTGTGGGAATCTTCAGTGGCCTGACTATCGTGGTCTCCTACATTTACATCCTCATTGCCATCATGAAGATCCACTCTGCCGAGGGGAGGCGCAAAGCCTTCTCTACCTGTTCTTCTCACCTGACGGCTGTCTCCATCCTGTATGgtactcttttctttatttatgtgcGGCCTAGTGCAAGTTTCTCGCTGGATCTCAATAAAGTGGTGTCGGTGTTTTACACAGCAGTGATCCCCATGTTGAACCCACTCATATACAGCTTGAGGAATAAGGAGGTCAAAGATGCCATCCACAGGACTGTGACTAGGAGAAAGTTTTGTAGGGCCTAA